The genomic DNA GTCACTCACACATCAAAATGCCTGTCTTGGAACATCCACTGACATAAAGGAAGTTAGTCATATTTGGTGTCAGTGGTTCGGCACATTTCATCTCCTGTGTGGGTCTAGTAGGAAAgatttacttgtttttaatctctgtctctcttccacagcatgtctttatcctgtcttctttctctcacccgaaccggtcgcagcagatggccccgcccctccctgagcctggtcctgtcggaggtttcttcctgttaaaagggagtttttccttcccactgtcgccaaagtgcttgctcatagggggtcatatgattgttgggtttttctctgtatgtattattgtagagtctaccTTAGAATATAAAGCGCCCTGAAGCAACTGTTGTGACTTcaagctgtataaataaaactgaattgaattgaatttacaGGCATGGGATAAGTAGTTTAAACACTAAACTTCAGCTGTACTTGTGAAGAACAGTTAGGCAGGCTGACAAATCAGGCCTATTTCCAGTGGAAAGATGGAGGACCATTATAAAAATGTTGTCACTGCAGGGAGCTACTAAAAGAGGATCAAAGTAACGAAGACGGAACCTAAACCTGTAAACCCAGTCTCACCTCCTTGCTCTCGACAGATGATCCCAGGCCAGTTTTAGTTCACTTTCCACCTGGCAGGCTTCGATGACAGACTGTCTCAGCCTGAGGATAAAAGCCAAACACCTTCCTGTCAGTTCTGTCAACCCGAAGAAACGTCCAGCAGTGAAGCAAATGACCTGAAGCCACTAGCCAAACAGCAGTCTGGACAAGGACTCCAGCGCATCCACATTCGTGACTCCAGTCTCTGTAGCACAAGATGTACTGACTTTGCATACATTACACAGATGACTCACACATTTTGTGGAgcattttaaaatgatcatgCATAGAAAGCTTTTACTGACTTGGCCATTAGGTGCACAACAAACCTATCCACTCTCCCGAGGAGCACAGTGACATAGTTACAATGCACATGTGAAGTTTACACACATGTACAAATTGAGCCACTAATATGTTATAATGACAGAAGTCATGCCTTTCATTTCAGCACATGACATGTGTACCGTACATCTGAGAGCAAAACTGGAGAATGACTTGCACAGCTCCAGAATTCAAGGCCAAAACTACCCACACTCAGTGGCCCTTTATATATAATACaatgtgttatataaataaaaatgccatTAACAATGTGAAGGTATCTGAACCTGAATATAAAGGATGCAACTGAGCtgtatttgaaatgtaaaaaatgatttaaatcaCTACATTGAAAAAGAACTGTGACTGAAACTACAGAACTAtctatattattaataataatgttattattatcatcatcattatagTTATTCTTACATCACCATTTTTCGCAACTATCTGGCAAAAGCTGTTTATAGACACTAGTTTGGAATGTTGATTCTTGGAGGACGTTCACTGAGCTTTTACACTTTGTAGCGAATCACAGATATGATGcaaaactgttttgtttcataGCTAAAGATTCTGGTTTTTGTAAAACAtacttcaaaaaaataaaaactcctCAAGTTTTTACAATGGCCTAAATTATGTGAGCCATGGATTCACTATTGATTAATTGTATTCTTCATCAAGCTGGTTCCACTTTTGTCAAACAGCTGTTGAGAAAGCGGTTTCAACAGCTTTGCCAAAAGGAGCCCTGTCATAGagctttgtttttcatttccagAATTCATTTTCAGTCAGAGAGAGATCtggactgtttgtcagcctcgTCACTGAGCTGATGTTCCTTATCCAGAGAAAAACTTTGACACTCTTTTCTCACCAGCACTTTCTTCTATactttaagtgctttctaactaacatccacacacactcatactctgatggatgcatctgagagcaacttggggtttggggtatcttgcccaaggacatttggcatgcagactggggggagccagggattgaaccaccaacctgctctacctgagctacagcctcAGGCTACTTATATCCAGAACTGGGAGTCATCTGTCTCATGAACATGGCTTCAAATCCTCATAATGTTCACACTTATTGAATATTCAATTATTCAGTAAGTGTAATAAGCCAGCATGAAGGTTTCTGTGACCCAAGAACCATCAGATCACAGGACCATTGCTCTGTATTCATTtagtaaaatgtatttctttagcAGCAAAGTTTTCTTTTACATAGAACTCAGTTTTTCTGAATATGAAGAAGGTGCATTCATCATATAATACCATGCCAACAGATCGTTTTCCTCGGAAGCTCTTCAGCTGCTGTTAAACTTTCACTTAACATGATGAATGACTCATTTGAAAGTTTTGAGTTTTCTGAAGACTGCAGAAAATCTCAAGACATGAAagtttctgctttatttttaaagcaaaacCCGCATTCCAATCTTTCTTCTACAGTCAGGTCTTCAAAGATATTACAGAGGTAATGTCTTTGAAGACAAGTATAACGCTGCATTTTAGTACTCGAGGATAAGAAATTGTAATTTTAATGatactgttttttaatataagaTGGAATTGAACCCCCTTGCATGCCCATGTTTAGAATCTGTCAAACTGCAAAGGCAGCACGAGGCCAGTGTTCGTTTATTAAGAACAGTCTTTAACTTATGTTTGTATTTCCCACCCAAGCATGGCACAAAAATCAGAACCAAACCCGATTCAATCCTGCCCCCTAGTGACGACACTGTTCCTACACAGTGGGAATTTCTTTAACTGGACTGCAGGACACTTTTTGGTCCCAACACACAACACAGAAATATCACACAGTCCAATGttgatcatttttaaactccCAGGAAgagaacagtttaaaaacaaaactgtgagtCACAGTAACTAAGAGATGTGTTCACCAGGACACGTCTCAGTCAGAGTAGAGATAATCTATTCACGTAAAAAAAAGTGGATCGAACACATGAGGCGTGTTTCTCAGTTATTTAATCCCTTTGATTTCAAAGAAAAATTGGaatataaaatgattaaaatcaaCATTTATAAACAAGATAAAATATGACAGGAATATAAACAGAAGGTGGGGGCTGCATTTACATTGTGCATTTATAttgtacatttcattgtttattcCGGTTTTACTTTCTCGCTGTTGTCAGAATCTACCAGTACTGATAAAAAGTAGAATCACAGGCCATTCATGAAAAGAGCGGAGCATGAACTGTGTGCCATGCGAGGCAGAGAAATACTGCAGAGGAGCTCTTTGAGACTGATTGGGGTCAAGAGTGAGGCCAGAGAAGGGAAGGCTTGATTTCTTTTATCTATCAGGAGACCAGGAGGTGCTGGTCTGTTGCTCTTCTTGATACATGAAGGTGCTCAATTAATCTAAGAAACATtcagatatttttatttattcatttccttCAGCATAAAATTTGTGTTTATGAAAACATTAGAAACTTGCCAGCATGTTTCTGTCAATTTAAATGTCTTTGAAATCTCCCCACCTCTCAACTCTCTCCTGCACTTTAAGTTAAAGGTGACAAACCACTGTCCCTACAGTCGTATTTATCAGATATTACCAGAGCTTCAACAATTAACTGTTTTTTTCACCTCATTCAACTTCAGTACATGTGAATTAAAACATGTCCTGTTGGCTTAAAGCAACACAATTCAGGCCGCGAGTCTCAATATTTCAACAGTATCTAAACAGCTGTCTGGTGACAGCAATCAGATCACCAAAGCAAAACAGCAGCATGGCTAAAACCCGACCCTACTGCCTAGGACAGTATGAAACACACGGTACACAGTGATGCATTTTGGAAAGCTTGTTAAGCAGAAGGCTGAAGGACAAGAAGATCCAGGGGTTTGCTTCAAGTGCATCTCACTTTGTACTCATTAGTGTGCTCTCATAGTTtagaaaagcaaagcaaataaTAGCACAAGAACTCCAATAAACTCTGCCTGACCTGCAGTTGAaaagtaaaagcaaaagaaCTTTTCAAAATTTCATTAAGTGCTTAATATAAAAGAGAGGCCTTCAGTTTACATTCACCACATCATCTAAACCTGCCTTTGTACTAAACCCATTTATTTACTAGTAGATAAACATGGGAGCGGAGGACATAGCAACTCACCGTGGCAACTGTTCTCTAGTATTGCAGACATTTTGGCACCAAACCCTTACAGGCACAAAGAAGCAGCCTCAGGAGTCTATACTGTGTTAACAGGCATCTATGTAAATAAGCGCAGGTGTAATACTGCCTTTATTAGATCTGAAGCGATGCCAACTTTCTCCTCTTGACTCAAGTAAGTTCGTAAACAGTGCTGAGagcagaaaagaaaagcacacagtGCAAATGGCAGAAAGGTTTCAAACTATCAgtgactggcagctgtaacaaAGATGGAAGGGACACTAAACTCGAACCTACTGAAGCATCAAATGTGTTCAGTGCTGCCTGAAACAAACTGATTTGGGTTCAAATGAATACTCTGTACTCACGCCTGTTTCTGGAATGTATGAAAATAAGTCTCTTCCATTCCTTTCCATTATAGTTTTTTTTCAGACTGCTGTTTGGTTATCCTGGACTCATACTAGTTATGTAAAATTAAGTTtcaaaatggaaataaaagcgTTTCTTTCCAGCAGAGGGCATGGCAGAAAAACCTTACATGAGTTCATGTTCAAATTTCACATTCttgtgagcacacacacacacgtgccgTCACATTTATTGTTTAGCCACTCATCATTAACTTGTCGAATGGCTGCTGTATCAATCTTCCCACAAAGTAAGTAGTTTAAAGGAAAGACGGTGTCAGAAATACACCACCAGATGGCTGTGTGCCATGTATTctacattcactcacacacacctgcaaaTGACATTAAGTGCATCTAATGGGTGAAGTTCACCCCACTGAGGTGTACAATAAATGCCAAGGCATCAATTAAGTACTTACAAGCCAATTTTGTGCAGTTTTGAGAGACAGAGAAGTTAGCTGACACCATCAGTCTTAGTGTGGTAAACTCGAACCAGCTGGTACGTCAAGGTTGTTCAAATGAAAACGCTGAGAATTGCTAACAAATACAGTCCGACTCTGGTTTATCcactcacatacacacgcacgcgcacacacacacgcctcaCTCACTCAGCACACTACTCCAGCTGTGACAAACACTGCAGTGCATTCCGTCTCGATGCAAACGAGTGATTTTCACATTAAGAGTTCAGACTGACGTCCGTGCGCCGTCTCTGCTCGGATGCTCGCTGCAGCACGTGCTGGGTTTTAGCTGGTGTCTTCCTCGCTGTTATGGCCGCGGAACTTCTCTGGATTGGAGGTACCTTCAAAGCGCTGCGAGGCAATGGCGGCTTGATGAGACATACTCTTCCTCACAATGTCGCCTTTCCTCCACAGTGTGATCTCCTGaaacaattaaaacaacatACCGGGTGGTGTGAGGGGATGTACTGTTGGTAAACTCTCAGATCTATAAAAGTTCAAAATATTAACAATTAACTAACTACAAAATATGATTGGACAGGAGCCCAGTCCTTGTACTGGATACACAAAACTGTACTGATTGATAACTGAgactgtgtgttttcagaagTGCAGAACAGTGCATATAAATTTGTCAGCCCATGAAGTTGCTGCCTGCCTGTAACCCTCACTGAGATCGCCAAGGGTTCTTTTTCCTAACCACAGAAAGCCCGTCTAGAGACACAAATTCATTATAGATCTATAGTCCGATATTTCTAGAGTACACATTTTCCTTACCTTATGTCTAAAGTGGTCATATTCCTAGTTCCCATGACTAAACACAAAGTAGAGCTCCAAGAAAGACACAGTACTCGAAACTGCTTGAACCACAACAGCTGCAACATCATTAACAGTCCCCTGTGTGAGTGAGCAGATGAACTACAGATCTTGTGTGATCTCACTGTCTGTGTACCTGCTGTTTGAAATAGCGTCTTTCCTCTTCATCTATGAGGACCAGATTAAGGTAGTACCGCACAGAGAACTTCTTGTTAATGTCCCTCATTGTGGGGGTCAACTCATAGCCTGCCAGAAACAGCCTGATGGGGATGGACTCTCCTGTATCACAAGACAAAAGCAGGTTTAGTTTGCAACAAATGAGATCTGCTGCAACAAGCAGCAAAACCACAGACTGTAAAAGGCCTGTGACCTCACCTCTGACGGGGGCACCATCCATTATTTCATACTTTGCTATGGTGTCGTTCTCATGGTAGACGTTAGGGCCTGTGCCAGTTGTCTCCCGCTTGATGATGTCAATCTCCATATGTTTGATCTTAATCCTCACTAGGAGGAAGTAAATCTTTCCTACAATAACATCTTTTAGGTGATACCTGCAAGCAGATGATGGAATCTGTTAATATTCTCTCTTACTTTGATCATTTCAATTTCtcattgcaaagaaaaaaagaaaatcatactTGGACTTATTGTACTCAAACTCTATGTGTAGACAGTCCTCAATGCCAACTTCCATCTTGATGGAGGAGTTCAGCTCGGGGTAGGTGCTGAGTGTGTGAACCACAAGATCCAACTCTTTGCTGATGTCGTTGAGTCTCCGGCCCACTGTCGCCCTGAGAAAGTAGCTGGaagcaaatgcaaaaacatttggATACAAGAGAAGAGCATGTCACTGACAGCCAGTAAGCAGCATGTGAGGTTGCACTGAGCAGTACACAGATTTTCATCTCTGTGTGCACAGCATGCCCCTCTTTAGATACACTGTTGCATGCTGCAGGTATTGCTGCAACAGAGAACACCAAAGTGTACAAGAAACATGCAAATTTTACAAGCGAAGGCAAACTAAGGAAGCAGTTTATCTGCATTTCAGATCATATTTTAAGTAGTTCTTTGTAACTGCCACTTAGTAAAACAAGCTGGGGTTGGACCAGAGATGCTTTTCTTTACCACCAACGTTGTTGAAGATGTAACAGCAAGTATTGTTATGgttttgaggggttttttttaacaataaagACGAGGTTTTGAGAGTGATAACAAACTGTTCTCGAGTCTAGGAAAAATCATTCTTTCTGTCCACATCGGTTCACTATCTCAGTTGTTTTTCTGCATatgaattttatatttataattttacatTCTATGACTGTGAAAAAAATACTGGGTAGAAAAGTTTGTCTTAGAAAGTTTGTTTCACAtcctaaaaataattaaatgtgtgCGATCATAGATCACAACAAATAGTCAACAACTCTGATCGTATGTCATGAAGTAATCTTACAAAGAAACTTCAAAGATATCTTTGAACCAGTTTGAAAACCTCACATGCAAATTTAATGGGAAAAAGAAGCCACTTGAGGATCTTCATGAGTTCACACTCTCTGTCAATTTCTTAGTCAGGTGCACCGCTTACTCAAATCATCTAGTTTCAAAACAGCAAGATAGTGATGATGAAAAAGCTCAACTAAAGACTTAAAAGTGGACGTTCCCGGTGCTTGaaagtagggctgggtatcatcactgatttctataactgATTCGATTCTGATTCACAAGGTCCTGATttgatttaattcaattcaattttgaaTCAGATAGAcagaaatattattattgtaatcatttatcagtactgacacttgtCAGACTTCAttagaggtgtgagcatcacagcagatgcctttgtgtcaaagtaactgaggataaaacagaaaaacatgaaggagattttcctggcctggctttttatagcagataagaaaaccatgaatcaacatatacctgatgctgctgaagtgaagcaaagcaaagttacagaggttttattagagacacagccaAGCGttttgtaatttggcataatttCAAAAAGCTTAAATTTTCTTCGGTAGTGAACAGAAGGCATTAGGCTCTCTTGACGGAGGgcatttttgaaaaaacaaaaaaacaaagatgagaAAATTGATAGCACTCTCACTCCTAAATATGAAGCAGGAAATTGACGATGTATAGCTTAGCATATACGAATGAAACACAAGGTAACACCTCAACTGCACAAAGGTTAAGGAATGTCCAGCGTTACAGCATGCCATCAAAAACATGGAACAAGCCACTAATGATTCCACTTGCAAAGGACAGAGCAGAACTTACCGTAACTTGACGTTCTGACCAGTGTATGATTCGTAGGGTTTCTCCACATGTGTGAACTCAAAGTCAAACGTCTGTGACTGTGTGAGCTCCCCTGGTCGAGCCAAGTCTTTCACCAGAGACACAAACTCGTGATGATTCCCCCTGTCATAGTACATTTCTGGAAACACAAATTAACAGTGTCACACATTGCCCATCGCTGAAGTCATTTTAAACTCTTTTATCTGAGGAACTGCAAAGACAATTGTGTACTGACAGTCCTCACAGTGACCACTTCTCCCACTGCCACTGTGCTGACACACTGACTACATGGTGCAAGCTGAATTTCAGCAGTGAAACGACTGATCAGATCTGGGACAGAAATGAATTTACATACTTTATAATTATTACTGTTTGCTTTCCATGTCCTATCTGCTCACAACTATTTCAAAATCAACTGAGACACTTTAACATGCAAATGAAAAATGCTAATCATTTTAACCAACTGAAAAAAAGACTGACAGCATTATGTTGAAACTGAGCAACGCTGTTAtttgaaaaaatgtattttaagtttgtttttagcGTGAGTAGCACATTTGAAACAGTTAGTGCA from Oreochromis niloticus isolate F11D_XX linkage group LG10, O_niloticus_UMD_NMBU, whole genome shotgun sequence includes the following:
- the vps26bl gene encoding vacuolar protein sorting-associated protein 26B-like; this translates as MSFFGFGQSADIDIVLNDAETRKKAEHRSEDGRKDKYFLFYDGETVSGKVNVTLKYPGKRLEHNGIKIEFIGQIEMYYDRGNHHEFVSLVKDLARPGELTQSQTFDFEFTHVEKPYESYTGQNVKLRYFLRATVGRRLNDISKELDLVVHTLSTYPELNSSIKMEVGIEDCLHIEFEYNKSKYHLKDVIVGKIYFLLVRIKIKHMEIDIIKRETTGTGPNVYHENDTIAKYEIMDGAPVRGESIPIRLFLAGYELTPTMRDINKKFSVRYYLNLVLIDEEERRYFKQQEITLWRKGDIVRKSMSHQAAIASQRFEGTSNPEKFRGHNSEEDTS